GGCAATCAGACACTTATCGGCTATCCTGAAGGTAGGTGATACATTACGATAGTGGATCAATCAAGCCGTTGATGGAAACATTGATGGTCAGAAGCAGTTGTGACCTGAGATTGGTGGAGATTGTGGGCCAGATCTCAACGGGACAGAATTTTATAACACATAAAACCTCTTTAATTACtttttagtatatatatatacacacatgtaggtTTATTTATGACTGCAGCCATGGCGGTATTTGTATGGTCTTCTATTTTCTTtgggatttttctttctttttgatgTCTGTGATATATAATGATCGCTCATTTACATACATGTTGCAAGAAAATGATAAAAGCGGAGGCAGGGGAAGAGGATCTGGATCTGTCAGTGACACAGATTCACCTTGGGATCTGAGACAAGCTTCTAAATCACAGGCAGGAGCTTAGGGTGATTATGTTTTTCATTGCCAACTAAAAGCAGGACACCAGAGCGCTGAGAACACAGTTTTCAAGACCTCATGCAAATAGACAAGTAGAGAAATGCTATAATAACTAGGGGCAAGGGTCATCCAAGACCTAAAGCTTCAGGAAAGGTCATTGCAGTGTATTTGGACATTCATGATATTGGTCATTGCATATATAAAATTGACTGTAGCATTTATGTTTCTGTTTGCAGTATTAGATGCAAAGACTTATCCTAACATAATACAATGATACAAAGCATCTGAGGATCCTCCCATGGGTAAAACAATAAAGGGTCCAGGGTCCAAGACAACTCAGAATCAACTTTATATGGTGGTCACAAGAAGCCCTAGTGCAACACTGTTCAAACGTACAtcaaaagggggagatttatcatacgccggcggccatgcccccccccccctttgtcgcGCCTCTTGATCTATCTGTTGGGCAGCTCGGCCTCCAGGCATAACTAAGCCATATCCAACCtagtagttttgcgtaaaaaccagcGAACGAaagtttgctgttttttttttttttaacgaacgTGGACAAAGGGTGGGAACAACCTGTGCTCGCTTCCGCGCCCCTCTACATCCACATGGCGTATTTGCTATCATAAGtttaagaatttgcaattattttacagcttttacgcCAGTTTTCTAGTGTAGAAGCAGTGAGAAATCTCACCCATATTGTCCGGAAAATGTTTTGTCCCATATAAACATCTGATGGCTGTCACAGATCATGAGGAGTCCCAAGTCCCTTACTTTGAATAGAGTAATAGTTGGGCAGGCATCCTTCTGCTCCTTCCAGAGTACATGGGTCTGCTGGCAATAGCCAGGTACAAGTACATGAGTATATCCCATGGATATTAATCTCTAAATCTCCGATGTcacttatacatatatatatatatatatatatacatactcaccggccactttattaggtacacctgtccaactgctcgttgacacttaatttctaatcagccaatcacatggcggaaactcagtgcatttaggcatgtagacatggtcaagacaatctcctgcagttctcccgagcatcagtatggggaagataggtgatttgagtgcctttgaacgtggcatggttgttggtgccagaagggctggtctgagtatttcagaaactgctgatctactgggattttcacgcacaaccatctctaggttttacagagaatggtccgaaaaagaaaaaacatccagtgagcggcagttctgtgggcggaaatgccttattgatgccagaggtcagaggagaatgggcagactggttcgagctgatagaaaggcaacagtgactcaaatcaccacccgttacaaacaaggtaggcagaagagcatctctgaacgcacagtatgtcgaactttgaggcagatgggctacagcagcagaagaccacaccgggtgccactcctttcagctaagaacaggaaactgaggctacaatttgcacaagctcatcgaaattggacagtagaagattggaaaaacgttacctggtctgatgagtctcgatttctgctgcgacattcggatggtagggtctgaatttggcgtcaacaacatgaaagcatggatccatcctgccttgtatcaacggttcaggctggtggtggtgtcatggtgtggggaatattttcttggcactctttgggccccttggtaccaattgagcatcgttgcaacgccacagcctacctgagtattgttgctgaccaatgtccatccctttatgaccacaatgtaccctgtaacatctgatggctactttcagcaggataatgcgccatgtcataaagctggaatcatctcagactagtttcttgaacatgacaatgaggtctctgtactcaaatggcctccacagtcaccagatctcaatccaatagagcatctttgggatgtggtggaacgggagattcgcatcatggatgtgcagccgacaaatctgcagcaactgtgtgatgccatcatgtcaatatggaccaaaatctctgaggagcttccagcaccttgttcaatctatgccacgaagaattgaggcagttctgaaggcaaaagggggtccaacccgttactagcatggtgtacctaataaagtggccggtgagtgtatatacacacacacacacaggcggtcccctacttaacccctctgcccactgtgacctggtgaagctctgtgaatgctttactatagtgccagactgcaatgatcagctgtaaggtgtctgtattaaaagggtattccaggaatcagcataattcatatacaaatggacactcaaaatataagctaacgtgtaattagttgttatttaaaattttgctccccttagcagaaaatgctgatgacatagactgtaatgaagaattaaaatgttactggccctttaatcagtccgttaatttcctccgcgcggtccgttgcaagacagaagatggctgctggtcacatgtccacatcacatggcctgtacctgcctgggctgtagtcggttggttgcagtgcatccagtatggccagtgttgtggtgatggcagttacacatcattactatggtaatgaaagtctgttatatcatcactgttagcagaacataagtggtaggaggagttactgagaactaaaggatcatggaacttgtagtttccagtggcggccatcttagtcatacctcccaaccgtcccgctttcggcgggactgtcacgctTTTTAACCCcagtcccgccgccccgggaggatAAGGGAATGTCACGCTATTCCCCGCATTGTCCCGGGCCAGgagactgagtcccgtctcctggtcccgggaccaggGTCCGACTTGCCTGGCTGAGAGTAACCGCGGTTACCGCGGACGCGGTGACCGCGGTAaccgcgagggggggggggggcggggggttcgGGTGGGCAGGGCACACCTGCTGGCTGCAGCACACACTACCTCTGGGGATCATCACAGCAGTGAATGTGGTCAAGGACCTTCGATgaggtcatgaccatgtgacgcCTATGTGGGAGGAGCTACTGAAGACCCCGGTAGAGGTTGCTGCCATGCATGCCGAGGTATGTATGAGAAGTTATACAGAAGCAGTGCAAGGAGGtgagacaggtatataatgtgggggtggggggcagtgtgacaggtatataatgtgtggggggggcagtgtgacaggtatataatgtgtgggggggcagtgtgacaggtatataatgtgtgggggggcagtgtgacaggtatataatgtgtgggggggcagtgtgacaggtatataatgtgtggggggggcagtgtgacaggtatataatgtgtggggggggcagtgtgacaggtatataatgtgtggggggggcagtgtgacaggtatataatgtgtggggggggcagtgtgacaggtatataatgtgtgggggggcagtgtgacaggtatataatgtgtggggggggcagtgtgacaggtatataatgtgtggggggggcagtgtgacaggtatataatgtgtgggggtgcagtgtgacaggtatataatgtgtggggggggcagtgtgacaggtatataatgtgtgggggggcagtgtgacaggtatataatgtgtgggggggcagtgtgacaggtatataatgtgtgggggggcagtgtgacaggtatataatgtatgggggggcagtgtgacaggtatataatgtgtgggggggcagtgtgacaggtatataatgtgtgggggggcagtgtgacaggtatataatgtgtggggggggcagtgtgacaggtatataatgtgtggggggggcagtgtgacaggtatataatgtgtgggggggggcagtgtgacaggtatataatgtgtgggggggggcagtgtgacaggtatataatgtgtggggggggcagtgtgacaggtatataatgtgtggggggggcagtgtgacaggtatataatgtgtatatatgtgatctagtgaaagggggttgctttaaaatttttcttttttttcaattttttaaaaaaaatgttaccattattttagactctctaatataatatactggaatactagtgtatagcaatattactgctgatctctaatagcctctcatctgctattagagatcattacacatggcaggcCTACTAGTCTCAATGGGACTTTAGGCTACCATGACAGCCGATCACCAAGAGGAGGAGTTTGGGAaatcaggaggctgctggaggaggaggctggggacaggaggaggaggaggctggggacaggaggaggaggaggctgggggacaggaggaggctggagcaggctggggagcagaaggaggaggctggaggacagcaggaagatagaggatggaggggctgggggacaggaggatgctcgaggcggctgggggacaggaggaggctggaggacaggaggagtatgctggaggaggaggctggaggacaggaggagtatgctggaggaggaggctggaggaggaggctgggggacaggattatgctggaggaggaggctgggggacaggaggaggaggctgggggacaggaggaggaggctgggaaatcaggagcaggctggagcagaaggaggaggctggagcagaaggaggaggctggaggacagcaggaagatagaggatggaggggctgggggacaggaggaggatgctggagcaggctggggaacaggaggagactgggggacacgtggaggaggctggaggacaggggggctacaggaggaggctggaggacaggggggctacaggaggaggctggagggcaggggggctacaggaggaggctggaggacaggggggctacaggaggaggcaggggggctacaggaggaggctggaggacaggaggaggctggaggacaggaggaggcgacaggaggaggctagaggacaggaggaggcgacaggaggaggctacaagaggaggctggaggacaggagaaggctggaggacaaggggatacaggaggaggctggaggacaaggggatacaggaggaggctggaggacaaggggatacaggaggaggctggaggacaaggggatacaggaggaggctggaggacagggggatacaggaggaggctagaggacagggggatacaggaggaggctggaggacagggggatacaggaggaggctggaggacagggggatacaggaggaggctggaggacaggaggctacaggaggaggacagggggctggaggctacaggaggaggctggaggacagtctatatgttttacatgttacagagttgcattaggggatattatattggtccacgggaaggggggcaaattaaggggcgttgtagcatttggggaccatcaagttcgatattatactatgcttgagggttggacaatgggcgtggcttagaaaaagggggaggagctttgtgtccctctttctcttctccaaaagttgggaggtatgatcttagtgataactccacctactttagagaggacataaactttgtaaatcataaaatcaaattatttaagcttcgttttgtgactaatgacattgagtattgttgtattcatttagttatatcatcatgggtttttgtgtcagacgttcatattcccggaatacctctttaagctttattgataatcattggtctcactggggcaaaaaaaaaaatgttttcaggaactacaattatagttgtagttccgacttacatacaaattcaacttaagtacaaacctatggaacctatcttgtacgtaacccgggaactgcctgtatatatatacattttaggaAATCAAATGGCCTGACTAAGGCTTCTGTGTGACTGCACCTTCCGCAACCCCTCAAGTTACAGaattaaaatactttttaaatggTAACCTATCGATTTTAATATCTGCTGTATAGTTCTACATTTTACAAGTAGCATTGCCGCAAATTCCAGAGATCGAAACTTTGCTGGACATAGAACAATGTGAGTAGTGTAGCTGTACTACATCAACTAAAATGACAGTATGAAGAACATCAACATTCACTacaaaattcttctttattgattGATTTATTGAGTCTGTTGCTTCCAAAAATGATGACATCATGAAGTGGTTTCTTACTTTTCAAGTGCATTACATTGTGTTcatgtaaaaaatacatacagtataactaCAGAATTTCTGGCTGTGCCATAGTATAAAAAAAGTGATGTTAACAATAGTAGATATGTTTAATCATATTCTTAATACCTGACTTGATATGGTTATCGTAGAGAATGAATCGCACTTGTAGGTAAGCCTATAGTGCCACCTAGTGGAAATACAACGAAGCCTGTAGTAGAGGACCTTTTACTACATTCTAGGTCAAACTTTGTCTCATCTTGCACAATAAAGAGGGTCAGTAGCTAGAATACCAATTACATAACATTTTGTCATTGCTTGAAACAATTCCTTTAATCGTAGCTAAAGTGTAAACAGGTATGAAAGTCAAATTCCACTATTTTGATATTTATGACTTATTAATATCAAATTTATGGGTGTATAAATTTTAGCACATAAATGGGGcatttggggggatttatcacaataCGATGTAAACCTCGCCTCCCTCCACCCCTGCCGGATATATAAGGAGGCTCCGGCTATAGGTAGTGCGCAGGGCAGGAAGGCCCCTTCATACCCCTACATGCCCACTTGGAACGGAGGTGGTTTAAGGGTGTAAAAGTTTCTGGTGTAAAAGCTCTTATAACACCTCCCACCCATTTTGATGTATTTATAGCCGCTCTGTAACCGATTTACTGTGTCCGATTTATTTTACCATTATAATCAGTGGAAGCTCCCCCCACGAGCAGACCACCAGCTAAGACCAACTGCCTGTGCAAATATGAGCTGTACCCTATTCTCTGTTATACACTTCTAACTTGTAAATctaatagggggagatttatcacaagtattTTAGAGCATAGTTGCTATAGTTATTCATGACAacgaatcagagctcagctttcattttataaactgctgtgggaaaatgaaaactgagctctgattggttgccatgtgcaacttgAATGTTTGTGCTCTCCAATACTTCTAATAAATGTCCCTCATTTTTTCTAAAGCTTAAACAGGGAAATATTATGTAAACATATGAAATACATTCCAAATAAacataaaactttaaaaaagttacaaaactaAGCCATAGTCACTCAGTCCGTGTGGGAAGATACATATCATATATCAAAACTAaaagtaaatattttattttaatacaaaaaagaaAGTGGATAAACTTTAGATTTATGTAGAAATTCCTTTAATTTGCTGCCTGATTTGTTTTAGACTTTTTATATAATAGCCGCCTATTGCTTTATAGCTGTTTTATACTCTTCTGTTGACACTGGCTTAGCTGTACCTTACAATAAGGTTGTATCCCAAGCCGTATTATGACATGTATACATTCTGTTAAGGTATGGAAAGTGGTGCCAGCTTTTGTAATAAGTATCTTAAAACACTAGATTAAAGCCCTCCGTCCGAATTAGGTGACTGTAAAGGAGATTGCCCTGAAGATTATCCCTTACCACCATGTCTATCATGATGGCTGGATAACATGACTAAGCTTAGCTTTCTTAAGTAAGattatgaaaaaaaagaaaaaaattggggTCCACGCCAGACCTTTTCTATCTTGCCTGACTATAAAAGACACTCATCCATCTTTAGTGCATTGTACTGTAGGGGATTGGCTCTGCACCAGGGCCAGCGACTGCTGCAGATCGAAGGGTGTCTACTGTATGAGCGTGTAGTCACCTCTTCTTTGTTGTCCTTGACAATCCCCTGAGTTCCAAAATGAGCAAAGGCCGCCCAGATATGAGGATGGAGATGCCAGATGAATTCTACATCCCCATTCCTCTGGAAACCACTAACATTTCTTCTCTAAGTCCATTCTTGGTTCCCCAAATTCATCTGGGAACCCCGGGCATCTTTATGAGCATGTCCGCCTTCATGTTATTCACCATTATTTTTGGTTTTCCCCTCAACCTGTTGACCATCATCTGCACTGCCAAGTACAAGAAGTTGCGTTCCCACCTAAACTACATCTTGGTAAATCTGGCTGTTGCCAACCTCGTAGTCATCTGTTTTGGCTCCACCACTGCCTTTTACAGCTTCTCTCAAATGTACTTCTCCCTGGGAACATTGGCGTGCAAAATAGAAGGTTTCACCGCCACGCTTGGAGGTAAGACTCGTTTTACTTTATAAAAGGATGTAGACAAATCTATAGTGGGGAACCTGAACTTAAATAATGGGGAGGATTTATCACCACATTGTCCGGTTTcatgtactactttttgagaaaATGAACATAGATTCCAGCTCACCTCGAACCCTCTTGTGCATGGAACCGGCACGGCACCCACCTTGTTTGGGAAGGTACTGGCAACAAGTAACAATTCGATGATCCAGCCAGATTCCAAATGCTTTCAATCTTTATTCCAATAAAATTCTTACATGCACAGTGTAATTCCTGTTtccaccaacgcgtttcaaacggtcatgactaagaacggcgtttgaaacgcgttggtggaAACAGGAATTACACTGTGCATGTAAGAATTTTATTGGAATAAAGATTGAAAGCATTTGGAATCTGGCTGGACCATCGAATTGttactttttgagacatttttgtcTCACATGAGACTTGTTTGATTACAAAAAAAAACGTATTGATAAATTGCCTCATTGTGTAAATAGAAATTAGAACTAAGTTAATTGAATGTTGACTTTTTTATAATAATGGAAGTAGAGCTACAGATCGGTTGAATTAAAGCCCCAATTCTTGGGACAATTATTGGGTCATGTATAAACAGAGCATATCCTTCCAACAGACACAGACAGCAATGACTGCCAAATGGAAGTGTCAGCCAGCAGGCAATCATTGAGAATGAACTTTTCTAGGAATAGTCTTCTCCAGATCCGGCCACAGATGTTTTCCACCCATCGAATGGCCTCCTGAAACTAAGACTACATGCATATGAACATGGACATGCTTTTCCATAGGTTCTTACACACAGGGCTGTGGTTTTCATGACCCTTTGTGTGTCAACTTCCCTTGCAGCAAAATTTAGCACAGGTCTTTCCTTTGTTTAATAGTTTTGGACATATTATCGGTGTATGTGCAGACCTCGCACATCCATGACACATGGGACACAAACAACGGAGCTGAGAATGCACACACAATGAGAATTGCAGTCTCACCTGCGATCTTGGATCATCTGTCAAATAGCAGCTAACAGGGGGTGCACCAACCAtcaggcaagttgagcctctcgcctcaggcagccccacctgcagcaagatatggggcagcatcaggggcgcagttATCTGCTATAGAGCAGGACCTAACACTTAAACATGTGTTTAAGCATCCAACATCAGCATGAGCATGAGACTTTATATGGAGAACCAAAAAAACTGATACATTACCACTGGAAGCGCGCCACACGCAACGGTATAGCGCGCCATAGGcaacagagagtttaggttctccCCTGAGAGCTAAGTAGAACTATAAATGACAACTGAATTTTAAGCATCCCCTGTCCTATCAATAGTTGTTATTGGGACCTAGGGTAAGTATATAGCGTCATCTTCTTTCTTCGCCCAAACCTTGTACACAGTGTCATACCTTGGGCTcaccagtaaaatctgatcttGGGGTCCAACACAGCTATCAGTTTGTTATataatctattaatataatcatataaatatataggatagttgagatgctctatgctaaatatatgtataaattacaggGAGGGTACCTTGTCCAGCACTACTTATGCAGGGACTGGGGGCCCACCTAACACAAGGTCCCActggtggatccacctgttcTCCTGTGGGACAGTCCGAGCTTATTACAGCTCCTGGAAATATCTAAATAAATCAAAATCTTCAGTTACATTTGGAACACAACAGACATGTTTTATTCATATCTTGTACACCCCTTAAAATTTTGCAAGCTTGTCCCATATCATTAGACAGGTCTGAGCCGAGCATTTTCCATGTCATCTATGGATTCATGTATTTGGCATCTTAATCTTTTAATAACATTTCAGCATTAACAGCTTCGCAGATCTCTAATGTCAGCTCAGAGTGgattcattacacaaatatacgggcataattcataattatggttTTCTATGATTTTATTAGCTTTTTAACTTTGACGGCTGACATTTTTAATGATCTGCTTGATGAACACAGTACATGCTATTTTCTTTCACCCTTGGTGGAAATGTAATATAGTCTTCTTTATTTTGTAGGAATGGTCAGCCTGTGGTCTCTGGCTGTTGTGGCCTTCGAAAGGTTCCTAGTGATCTGTAAACCAATGGGGAGCTTCACGTTTAGAGAGAGCCATGCGGTTTTGGGCTGCATCTTCACCTGGGTTATTGCTTTTGTGGCTGCTGTTCCTCCATTGCTGGGCTGGAGCAGGTATGTTTTTTGCTATTAAAAAAagaggggcagcacggtggctcagtggttagcactacagccttgcagcgctgggatcctgggttcaagtcccatccagcgtgggtttcctcctggtcctccagtttcctcccacactccaaaaaacacactggtaggttgattagattgtgagccacatggggacagggactgatttggcaagctgtgtgcaatacggtgtaatctgtgtgtgctatataaattaaggaattattattaaaataaaggatttattatgaAAATGTGTTACCCTGTAGAGCATTAGACAATTTAAGGATACTCTAATTTGACAGAAAATACAAAATAGGTTTTCCATATATAGGGGAtgaggagaaaaagaaaaaaaagaacacatacttACCTGGCTCTGGTTCCTGTTTATTATTCTGGTTTTGAGATGGAAGTTTTCGATGGTCACTGGTCACACTTCATCCAATGGGAGGTCTCCGCAAATCAAgggacaacacaggaagtgaagtccccTGGAAAATGGAAGTGACATCCCGTGGTTGGAGCAGGACACTCATTGGATGAAGTCTGTGGAACTCTGGGAGCAGGCCCTAAACCTGGAAGTACCGGAGCGATATGAGAACCTGGAGCGGGAGtattataaaatatgttttcttTTATCTCATGCCGTCCCTCAATCATCTTGTACTCATTAAATAAATCCTTTAATTACACATAAGCATGAGGATTGAATTTTGGCAGAACAAGTATTGACAGCCGTGGAAGGTATATTGCCAGTTTGgggctgtgtgtaatgtataagtaatttactttctttttttcccttttatttaatactttttttattgaaaataaatatttggtttTTTGTTCATGTTTTCCACCAATACATATTTTCCATTAACATGATAGAGCAATGAACACAATTTTGCTAGCTCTTAAGTGGTTATGGGTCAGTAACGTGGACACATCTCAATTAAATAACTAAAGGTCAGACTACTTCACGCCGGAGGTAACTCTGTGAGATCCGGTCCGAAAGTGCTCTTTGCTTTGTTGCTTCCTGGTGAGTGGGAGGTCAATCACTATGTAAAGTAATTGGTCGCAGTCCAAAGTCTCCATTGGGCCTCATTGAGGGACACTGTCGCTCTGAATGGCTATGGCTTTTTCATAAGAAAACCTACTTACCGTATTTGCCTAAATACTTCATACACCGGTGGACATAGGGAATCTTTGCAATGTCTTGTAATTATGAGATTAGTGGACATTAGCAGGTGTTCTGGATTGAATTTACTTTATTCATTTCAGATGATCTGCAATATGTTTGCTTATAACtggttatacatacacacataccggtatataattttatttttttaaatttcttttcatTCTTTAGATACATCCCAGAAGGCTTGCAGTGTTCATGTGGACCAGACTGGTATACAGTCAATAACAAATGGAACAATGAGTCTTACGTTCTCTTCATGTTCTGCTTCTGTTTTGGGTTCCCCCTGGCTGTCATTGTGTTTTCCTATGGGCGGCTGCTTCTCACTCTTCATGCTGTAAGTGATTCTATTCAGGAACACTAGGAGGTGATTGTGACAGTGATTGTAGTTAAAGGTGTGGATATCATGAGGATTTTGGTAGTTTTCAGGACAGTAGAGAAATTCTCTTACCTTCATCGTATTAGTTTTATAAAGGGCATGCCATAGGTGGGACCCTTTTGAATATTTTGCAATGAGGTCCAGGAGCTTAATAATAATCTTAAGTAGTCATAAATCCTAAAGTTTTGTCTACTATGGGATGCCATATTATAAGAAATGTATAAAGATAATCTGGACATCTGTAATTTATAATCACAAGAAATTACATTGAGGAAGAACCTTTGTGAAGTATTCAGCTCCTCAACGGGGCCTCCACAGGTGAAGTTGGGTAGGTTGAAAACTTAACCAGGTCAAAGTGCTTATTGTTGATGGTCTTGAATTAGCAATTCAAGTAGGGTACTTGAAAATGGGAGCCGAGTCTGCAGTGGCACCAAACGGCCTCTTCCCTGTTGGatattgctgccagctccaggcATTGTCTATTGAAAGGCCTATTAGTTTGGTGGTAATTTGTCAGCCCTGCCTCTCCTGAGAGTAGACCATTCAGAACAAGTGCTTGGAAAACCTAATTTTCTTTAAGTTTGCCGAGGTGGCACTATACCAGTCAAGGTGACACCTTAATTGAGATACCAATTTGTGATGCCTAAATGCATAATTCTAGTAGCTTCATGATAATGCTTATTTCTGAATCTCCATTCCCGGCAGGTGGCAAAGCAACAGGAACAGTCAGCTACAACACAGAAGGCTGAGCGAGAAGTGACCAGGATGGTGATT
This region of Engystomops pustulosus unplaced genomic scaffold, aEngPut4.maternal MAT_SCAFFOLD_969, whole genome shotgun sequence genomic DNA includes:
- the LOC140112679 gene encoding blue-sensitive opsin-like — translated: MSKGRPDMRMEMPDEFYIPIPLETTNISSLSPFLVPQIHLGTPGIFMSMSAFMLFTIIFGFPLNLLTIICTAKYKKLRSHLNYILVNLAVANLVVICFGSTTAFYSFSQMYFSLGTLACKIEGFTATLGGMVSLWSLAVVAFERFLVICKPMGSFTFRESHAVLGCIFTWVIAFVAAVPPLLGWSRYIPEGLQCSCGPDWYTVNNKWNNESYVLFMFCFCFGFPLAVIVFSYGRLLLTLHAVAKQQEQSATTQKAEREVTRMVIMMVAGFLVCWLPYASFALWAVTHRGEVFDLRMASIPSVFSKASTVYNPFIYIFMNRQFRSCMMKLIFCGKNPLGDDEDTSASGSTQVSSVSSSQVAPA